One Canis lupus baileyi chromosome 1, mCanLup2.hap1, whole genome shotgun sequence genomic window, ATTTCTGAACCTAAAAGAAAGTGCCTCCTAATTTTACATGTCTACATCCTCTCCATAATCCAGATTTTTCATGGAGCCATCCCCGATTCCTCCCTTCCTGTATGGCATGTATCACTCTATATTTATATTACGACTGTTAGCACGCATAACTGGTTACGGCTAGGCTGGGAGTCTCTTAATAGGCAGTGACAAGGTCTTAGTTACAAGAGACAAAAGCAAATACCATCATGCCTGACACATGGCAGATGTCCAATAAGAactggaatgaataaatgaatggaagaagaaatCTATTCACGTTTTCTTTTTTACCTAACCCTAAATTGCCTAAGAGtagcatttgggtttttttgttttttttggtttttttgttttaatttttatttatttatgatagtcacagagagagagagagaggcagagacataggcagagggagaagcaggctgtatgcagggagcccgacgtgggattcgatcccgggtctccaggatcacgccctgggccaaaggcaggcgtcaaaccgctgcgccacccagggacccctaagAATAGCATTTGGATCTGATTCATCTTTATGCCCTATAGTAGCTAGCATTGTGCTTTGTGCCTGATTGATGCCCCACAGCTACttaatgtctttaattttttactttttttcggCTTTACTGAGGTATAGTTGACAAAATTGTAAGTTATTTGAGGCATGCGTGGTGGTGATTTGCTACGCGTACATTGTGAAAGGACCCCCTCCAGCTGATAACATGTCCATCAcctcatatgtttttttttccagtgaaaacATTTGAGTTCTACCTTTaccaaatttcatttattcaacaaacacttctTGAATTAATAGAGAGATAAGCAGTCGATTATGATACGAACTTTCTGAATGCTGTATTACTATATTTGACTTTCAATAGTTTAGGCACCTTTACTACAGCTAAAACATTTGACACTGTGTTTCTCTTTTGGACTGtcattgttaatttttgccagtgattattttttactttaaactttgctgcatttctaattttttaaaaagattttatttatttgacaaagagagaacacgagcagtgGGTATGGGTGGTGGGGTGGtagggtggtgggcagagggcgagggagaagcagggagcccgactgtggggcttgatcccaggaccccaggtcatgacctgagctgaaggcagatgcttaaccgactgagccacccaggcgccccctgcatttctaattttgattttaacAAATCATATTGGCGAGGAGTATGTTCGTAATTTCACAAAGGAAGTTAGAAGAAGGTGGTTTGCTTTTTAAGAAACATGTGTTGGAGCTTCTTTTCCATGTTAGCTCCTGGCTCTGGGAGTGGGTTGGGATTCAATGACTAGGAATTATTTCTACAATAGTGGTTGGGTAGTTCTCTCCAAAGTCATCGTGATTCCATCCAGAGAGTAAATTTGGATGCTTTCGATAGGAAACCGGGTTGGGCTGCCTTCGTTGAAACACTAGAGCACCAGGGGGTTCCTCAAACCCCGGTTAAGTTGAACTGAGTTACTCTGCTGCCTTTCAATACCTGGAGGCTCATGCTATTTTTGCTCTTACTGTTTTATGGTGGGGGCTACCTGCCGGTCTTCTCTGGCAGCCTTTTGCTATACCGCACTTGATTAGGATTGGTGAGTGAATAGTATTTGCTTGTGGTCCCATTACCTGGTGCAAGcctaaatattaatgaaattcaAAGGACTGAAAAATACTAATGGTCCTCGTGTGCCTTTGTGACCCCCGCTGCCTGAAGGCTCATTGCAGTTGCTGCCTTTTGAGGCTGTCGTTTCCAGTTTTTGTCGCTTAAAACCAGATGATAAAAATTACTCTGTTTCAGTGATTTGATcggaaaaaaataacagatgcCCGTGCATGCTCCTTTGGGCAGCACCATTTTAATTTCCGATGAGAGAGAGGAATAGTCCTAACCCGTATAGAATGGGCAAACTAGTTCATTATGAGTCCCTAGGTTTGGGACGTTGCCTGAATCTGGCAATGAATGCTTACAGGAGGGTAAGTTGAGTCAGGAAAAGACCAGAGGGCCTAAGGAAAGAAATTTACTTTTAGGAGATGctacaaagcattaaaaaaaaattttttttttttacaaagcatcTTAGAAGCTTGGGAATTTCCCCAGTAGATTTTAGAAGAACAAGCCAGGGTCCACCAAAATACGTAAAACAGAATCAAGACTCCCTCTTTATGAACTATGGGGCATTATGTACCCCCATGAAGTCATTCCCTTTAGAAACGAGCAAAGTATTTACCATAAGAAGCCACCTGAGACAACCCGTCTACCTTCCACTGGGCATTACCCGCGGGAATCCTGTAATCTCGAgtgggaaatttttatttatttatttatttttaacccagCATCAGGACTTTTGAACTCCCATCAGATGTGCTGACATCTGAGCTTGTTGGAAATAATTaacttttctgccttttttttttttttttttttttgtcttcttcagaaaTGAACACACTTGAGTATGCTCTGTGCCTGTGAGCTCCCGGGTCACCCGGCCACCGCGGAAAGACCAGAAGGAGGAGGGTGTGGGCCTGCCGGCCTCTGAGAACAAGCTCCTCCGGcggccttggccttggccttggcctccCCGCCACCGGGCCACGATGGAGACGCTCTCCCAAGATTCTTTGCTGGAATGTCAGATCTGTTTCAATTACTACAGCCCCCGGCGAAGGCCCAAGCTGCTGGACTGCAAACACACCTGCTGCTCGGTGTGCCTCCAGCAGATGAGGACGAGCCAGAAGGACGTGAGATGCCCGTGGTGCCGGGGCATCACCAAGCTGCCCCCGGGCTTCTCCGTGTCGCAGCTCCCCGACGACCCCGAGGTCCTGGCGGTCATCGCCATCCCGCACGCGTCCGAGCACACCCCGGTCTTCATCAAACTTCCCAGCAATGGGTGCTACATGCTGCCCCTGCCCATCGCCAAGGAGCGAGCGCTGCTGCCCGGAGACCTGGGCTGCCGCCTGCTGCCCGGGAGCCAGCAGAAGCCCGTCACGGTGGTGACGATCCCCGGGGAACAGCAGCCCCTGCAGGGGGGGCCGCCCCAGGAGGCGGCGGAGGAGGAGCCAGACAGGCGGGGCGCGGCGAAAAGCTCCACCTGGTCCGGGGTGTGCACTGTGATCCTTGTGGCCTGCGTCCTGGTCTTCCTCCTGGGCATCGTGCTGCACAACATGTCTTGCATTTCTAAGCGCTTCACTGTGATATCCTGTGGCTGAGCGGGCCTGCCGAAGTCTCTCGTGGGTGCCAACTAGGGGTTGAGCAGGTGTTGGTGATGGGATCGCAGCGAGAAGGAGGGGGGCGACGCTGATCATTTGGTGCCAGCGCTGGCCTCGGGGCTGCCACTTGATTAGCGGAGGGCAGACGTGAGGTCTCCACAGGATACCAGGCAAATCATTCTGAGTGTTGGTGGCAACAGTTTCGAAGACGATTGCATGCATCCTCATAACCATTTACTAAATGGACtgtaatttctgatttttcaaaatcatGTTACGAGATAGACGTATTCTACTTAGACATTAAACCGTGCAAGTGCATACAATGTGATCTTCTCTAAATGTGGTAGATTAAAACAAAGATGCTATGTATACAAGTAGAATTAAACCTGAGAATCCATGTAAAAATTCAGCGACGACATGCAGTGCtggtttctttcccctttttaatGGAAATCCAGTCTCGTTTAGTTGCTAAGGCTTTTTATACCTTTTGAATGGCACCCAAATTAAAGTAAGTGAAGTggactgtcatttttttttttaagaaaatgtttgaaCAAGTGTTCCCggtgtgttgtgttttgttaggcaccttcatttttcttcccttgtaATTAGAGCTCGCTACGTGTTTATTAAACTGAAAGCCCAACGGGGGAGCAATAAACTGAGTAATCATGAGAAATACCTAATCCCACAGGAACCCTATATGCCAATTTTTCTCAAGCCATCTCATGAGATAaggattttaaatgtaaatattgtgtatttgtgtgtgtgtgcgtgtgtgtcatTTGATTTACCTCAGGTTTTGAATCTTTTCAGAAGAATCCCAGGAGTAAGACTTTGTGGGCCCGAATGAGTCCAGGGTCTGACACAGTGGCCACCTCTTGGGCACCGGGACCCGCTCCGTGAAGTGTCACCCACTCGTCACTTCCAACATTCGCTCCTCTTCTGTGTATTCAAGTCCTGTGTTCTGTGAGGCACAAATGGAAAGTAACAGAAGACTCTGTCTTTTGTCCCGGTTTGGAGGTGTCATAGTAGAAATGAGTGTTGTTCGTCGATGACAAACCCGGACTGACATTTTAATAGACAGTCCATGATTACTTTTCGAAAGATGTCGCGCTGTGAGAATTAAACCGTTTAGGATTCTAGTTTCCTCTTCTTGCTGGTATAAGTGAGACGA contains:
- the RNF152 gene encoding E3 ubiquitin-protein ligase RNF152, with translation METLSQDSLLECQICFNYYSPRRRPKLLDCKHTCCSVCLQQMRTSQKDVRCPWCRGITKLPPGFSVSQLPDDPEVLAVIAIPHASEHTPVFIKLPSNGCYMLPLPIAKERALLPGDLGCRLLPGSQQKPVTVVTIPGEQQPLQGGPPQEAAEEEPDRRGAAKSSTWSGVCTVILVACVLVFLLGIVLHNMSCISKRFTVISCG